GCTTCCAAAACCAATTGCTCTGATACCCATTTACTCTGAGCATATACCAACTCCATACCTTCGACATGATCTAGCGAAGTATTCTCATCAATGGTTTTTTGAGCATAATAGGAAGAAGAGACTACAACGATGGAAGAGACATAATGAACCGGTTTTAGTTTGGCAGTCACAGCAAGGCGCAAAATATCCCGTGTACTGTCTACATTAACAGCCTTCAGTCCTTTATATGGGTAGATGTAGTTCAGGTGAGCTCCATTGTGGTAAATAACATCCATTTTTTCAGCAAGTTGTTGAAACTCACTATCAGATAAATTCAATTGAGGCTTGGAGAGATCGCCTAACAATACACTGATTCGTTTTTTATAATTTTCCTGCCATACACCGTATTTTTTCAAGTTATTGTAAAGGCGTTCCTCGCCTGCTTTCAGGTCAGCAGCACGGACAAGACAGTGTACATCGCTTTTAGTCTGTTTCAGTAGTTCTTCAATCAAAAAAGCCCCTAAAAAGCCTGTTCCTCCGGTGAGCAAAACATTAGGTGATGGAGGGAGTTCTTTAAAAACAAGCTGGTCGGGATCGATAGCCTCATCCAATATCGCTTCTGCTTTTAATTCGGCAATCCTGCTAACTCTCTTTCATTCTCAACCGCTGCCTTTCCATTAGTAAGCACTTTGTGGGTAGATCCACTATTATTTTTATAAAAGTCAAGTAGTATATCTAGATATTCTTTATATAGGAAATTCCCTATTTCATCAATCGTCGGATAATCAAAAAACAAGGAAGGTGTGATCTCCAGTTGATATTTTTTATTGATAGCATTGGACAATTCAACAAAACTTATCGAATTAAAACCATAGTCAATAAGATTCTCGGATAGATCAATTTCTTTTGCATCTATTTTTAGAATGCCTGCAGAGATCGCCAGTATATCTTTCTGCAATTTTTCTAATACCATGCCTTCATCAGTTATGTTTAACAGCTCTGAGTTTTGAGCTAAAGATGTGAAAGGCTGATCAGTATTGACAGAGCTTTTATCTAACCCGGTTTCAGAATACATGATGGGCCTAGCTGCAACATCAATCGTTTTGGATTCCATAATATCTATCCAATACCTCTGTTTGGCAAAAGGATATGTGGGTACGGCAATGCGTTGAGGCTTTTGATCTATATGAAGTAATTTCCAATCTATCTCTATTCCAACCGTCCAAAGTTGTGCTATTCTGGCAAGTTCTTTTTTATCCATTACTATTTTTAGAAAGGCTTCTCCTGCCTCTCCTTCGATTAGTAATGCAGATGCTGTCTTATTTTTTTTGGTATTGCCCAGATAAAGACCATCTGTACTTTTTTGGTTTTCTATATATCCGTTCAACTTTTCTTTTAATTCATAAATGTCTTTTGCAAGTAGTGCTAATCTTTCAGGCATGGATTCACGGCCTACTTGTAGCGTATAGGTCAGATCCGCTAATTGAATTTTTGGATTTTTATCAATAAAATCTAAAATCTGTTCAGCATACGCTTTCAACCGTTCTTCATTTTGAGCTGACAAAACCACTATTTGTTCAGAAGACACACTATTAGCAGTGTTGTATTGCATTTCATATTCTTCCAGAACTACGTGGGCATTAGCACCACCGAACCCAAAAGAACTTACACCTGCTCTACGTGGTATTTTGTTTCCTGAATGATCAGTTAAAGCTTCCCACTGCTTATTTTCAGAAACAACATAGAAAGGACTACCCTCTAATTGAACGTATGGGTTTAACGTTTCAAAATGTAAATTACCAGGAAGCATTTTATGTTTCATGGAAAGTAACACCTTAAAGATACCAGCTATTCCGGCAGCCGATTCTAGGTGACCAATGTGAGTTTTTACCGAACCTATTCCGCAATGTGGTACTTCGGGTAAAGATTTTCTAGATTGCTCGTATAATTTGGTAAAGGCATTTTTAAGCCCATTAATTTCTATTGGGTCGCCAAGACTGGTACCAGTACCATGCGCTTCTATATAGCCGATAGTAGCAGGATCAAAACCTGTCTTTTGATAGGCATCAACCAATAGCTCTGCTTGGGCATTGGGATTAGGTGCTGTTAATGAATTGGCTCGACCACCATGATTTTCGGCAGTACTTTTTATCACGGCATGGATGATATCGCCATCATTTTGTGCTTTCTCCAGAGGTTTTAACCAGACAGCACCAACTCCCTCACCTCTCACATAACCATCAGCCCTTTCATCAAATGTTTTACAACGTCCGTCTTTGCTTAGCATACCTGCTTTACTGAAAGAAATGGTTAAGGAGGGAGTCAACGTCAGGTTAACACCTCCAGCAATCGCCGTATCGCAAGTACCACTACTGATAGCCTCTACGGCCCGGTGGACGGCGATTAAAGAACTTGAGCATGCGGTATCAATCGGTTCACTCGGACCATGTAAGTTGAGTAGATAGGAAACACGGTTTGCTGTAATAGAGTGTGCCCAGCCCGTTGAATTAAAAGCCTCTATTTCATAGCGATGTTTCTTAACCAACTCGTCATAATCATGTGTGCTTATTCCAACAAATACACCTGTTTTGGTACCGGATAGGTCAGAAGCTTTGTACCCTGCATTTTCAATTGTTTTCCAAACGGTTTCCAAGAATAACCTCTGCTGAGGATCCATCAACTCTGCTTCTCTGGGAGAAATCCCAAAGAACAAGGAATCAAACTTATCCACATCAGGAATAAAGCCTCCCCATTTGGCTTCGGTTTTATTGATCCCTTGTGAAGAACCATAATACATCTTCCAATTCCAGCGATTAATAGGAACTTCGCTAATTAGATCATCTCCAGATTCCAAATGCTGCCAGAAATCTTCCAGATTTTTAGATTGCGGCATTATGCCACTCATACCTATAATAGCAATATCTGTATGGGTATTATTTGAAGTCGTAGCTATTGGTGTTGAGCTAGGAATGCTTTGCTGAGTGGTTGGCAGTGGAATAAAACGACTTTTGAGTTTTATTTCAGTTTCTTCAACCAGAGTAGAAACTTCTTCTCGTATTATTGTGGTATCTTCTGATGTTGCTGAAGTTGTTTCAATATTGCTACCATAATAATTGGCTAATTGATTTTCATGTTCGAGGCATAAAAAATCAGAGAACTCACTTATTGATGGGTATTCGAAAAATATCGTTGGTGTTAATTCAAGTTCGTATTGATTGTTAAGTTTGTTGGCCAATTGAGTAAAATCCATGGAGTCAAAACCATACTCGCTTATATCATCATTAAGATCAATATCCTCAACATCAATTTTGAGAATTTCACTAATCATAGTTAGTATATCCGGTTGAAATTTCTTTACCAATTGATCTGTCTGAGGAATATCGGAAGAGGGTATTTTTGCTGTAGGCTTTGACACTTTAACCTCAAATCCCATCCATTTTTTAAGCTTTGAATAATTGCCCGAAATCATGATAAATTGATTCTTATCATGCTTTAAAGCCTGGTTGAAAACCTTCCATCCCAGATC
This window of the Flavobacteriaceae bacterium genome carries:
- a CDS encoding NAD-dependent epimerase/dehydratase family protein codes for the protein MAELKAEAILDEAIDPDQLVFKELPPSPNVLLTGGTGFLGAFLIEELLKQTKSDVHCLVRAADLKAGEERLYNNLKKYGVWQENYKKRISVLLGDLSKPQLNLSDSEFQQLAEKMDVIYHNGAHLNYIYPYKGLKAVNVDSTRDILRLAVTAKLKPVHYVSSIVVVSSSYYAQKTIDENTSLDHVEGMELVYAQSKWVSEQLVLEAGKRSVSISIYRPPYISGHSETGAWNTNDFICRLLKAAIQTGYMYDLDAVFDLSPVDYVSKAIINLSVRPESYGNVFHLTNPKPWDWVEVVQWLRSLNYDVKLIPYADWLDKM